A single window of Sparus aurata chromosome 12, fSpaAur1.1, whole genome shotgun sequence DNA harbors:
- the LOC115593018 gene encoding TBC1 domain family member 10A-like, with translation MAKTEQGNGLHLRGTAEKLTDNGKGSDPEANGNVVLGETEVDKYGFSGGAQQHSGENAEEVPIQVLREREAKWLEMLNSWDKWMAKKHKKVKERCQKGIPPSLRGRAWLFLTGGKVRREQNQGKFLELDNQPGDPKWVDIIERDLHRQFPFHEMFAARGGHGQQDLFRVLKAYTLHRPEEGYCQAQAPIAAVLLMHMPAEDAFWVLVQICEKYLPGYYSTGLEAIQLDGEILYALLRRVSPVAHRHLKKHKLEPILYMTEWFMCAFSRTLPWASVLRVWDMFLCEGVKILFRVGLVLLKCTLGSQEKLKACQGLYETMELLRAIQPQYIQESFLVHEVIELVVSEKDIEKEHNAQLRRWKESHGDLHCKSPPRMHGAKAIMAADPPSRQDLRQRPTIIVESPLAPKTDGVSADNGKQSRMTQEGKQRETILPPQETVYNPYLPSSDPSPLLEHMTVKVSKESLSSAEHDTYL, from the exons ATGGCAAAAACTGAGCAGGGCAATGGGCTTCACTTGCGGGGCACCGCGGAGAAGCTGACAGATAATGGGAAAGGGTCCGACCCAGAGGCAAACGGCAATGTTGTCCTCGGGGAGACAGAGGTGGACAAGTACGGATTCTCAGGTGGAGCACAGCAGCACTCCGGAGAGAA TGCTGAAGAAGTCCCAATCCAGGTGCTGAGGGAGCGGGAGGCAAAATGGCTGGAGATGCTCAACAGCTGGGACAAGTGGATggccaaaaaacacaagaag GTGAAAGAACGTTGTCAGAAGGGGATCCCTCCATCCCTGCGTGGCCGGGCCTGGCTCTTCCTCACTGGGGGCAAAGTGAGAAGGGAGCAAAATCAGGGCAAATTCCTG GAGTTGGACAACCAGCCAGGAGATCCTAAATGGGTAGATATTATTGAGAGGGACCTCCATCGACAGTTCCCCTTCCATGAAATGTTTGCAGCGAGAGGAGGTCATGG GCAGCAGGACCTGTTCCGCGTGCTAAAGGCTTACACTCTGCATCGTCCCGAAGAGGGTTATTGTCAGGCTCAGGCTCCTATCGCTGCTGTACTCCTGATGCATATGCCAGCAGAG GATGCATTCTGGGTTCTTGTCCAGATTTGTGAGAAGTACCTTCCTGGGTACTACAGTACAGGGCTG GAGGCGATCCAGCTGGATGGGGAGATCCTGTACGCTCTGCTGCGGCGGGTGTCTCCTGTGGCCCACCGGCACCTGAAGAAGCACAAGCTGGAGCCCATCCTGTACATGACCGAGTGGTTCATGTGTGCCTTCTCACGGACTCTGCCGTGGGCATCGGTGCTGCGTGTCTGGGACATGTTCCTTTGTGAGG GAGTGAAGATCCTCTTCAGAGTGGGCCTGGTTCTCCTGAAGTGCACGCTCGGATCTCAAGAGAAACTGAAGGCTTGTCAAGGTCTCTATGAAACGATGGAGCTGCTCCGAGCAATACAGCCACAGTACATTCAAGAAAGTTTCCTGGTGCATGAG GTTATTGAGTTAGTGGTGTCTGAGAAAGACATTGAGAAGGAGCACAATGCTCAGCTGCGGCGCTGGAAGGAGTCTCACGGAGATCTGCATTGCAAGTCCCCTCCCAGGATGCACGGCGCCAAGGCCATCATGGCTGCCGATCCACCGAGCCGACAGGATCTGAGACAGAGGCCTACGATCATCGTGGAGTCTCCTCTGGCACCCAAGACAGATGGGGTGAGCGCAGACAACGGCAAGCAAAGTAGAATGACTCAAGAGGGAAAACAGAGGGAAACGATCCTTCCGCCACAGGAGACTGTTTATAATCCTTACCTTCCATCAAGTGACCCCTCACCTCTCCTCGAACACATGACCGTAAAGGTGTCCAAAGAGAGTCTGAGCAGTGCAGAGCATGACACTTACCTGTAG